A segment of the Parasphingopyxis algicola genome:
TTCGACCCGACCCAGTACAATGGTGTGATCTCCGGTGTCGATCTCATCCTCGATCGTGCATTCTATATAGGCCAGCACATCGTCAAGCACCGGCATGCCACGTTCGGAGATTCGGTGTGCGACGCCAGCAAATTTGTCGCCACATTTGCTCGCAAATCCTTCACACAGATCATACTGGTCTTCGGCCAGGACATTCACGCAAAAATGGCCGCAATCTCGGACCTTGGGCCAGCTTCTGGATTTCTTGTCGGGGAAGAAGGCGACCAGCGGAGGGTCAAGCGACACGGACGTGAAGCTTCCGACAACCAAGCCCGCCGCCATGCCGTCTTCGTTGCGTCCCGTGACCACGCAAACGCCGGTCGGATAGTGGCCGAGTACCGTACGGAAATGATCCGGATCGATCTCGGCAATCGTATTCTGACATTGGCTCGTCACCTCAGCACGCAGTCCAGACTGAACGGCGGTTTGCCGCCGTAGTGCCACGATGTGCATCGATATTTGTGCGTCCCGCTTGGGGAATCACGTCAGTTCTCCCGGCCATGTACTGCGCGGGAAACGGGTGAAACCCCCTGTTTCCGGCGGAAAGCGGATAGCTCTTCCGCGTTGTGAAGGCAGCGTCTCGGGCGGATTGTATTCGCTGTGCGGTAGAAGATGAGTTGCGTTGCCATCGGTTGCGGGAGGTTTTTGCCTGCCCGTTTTCCCAGCAACGGCGCTGGTCTCGTTGAAAGCCAATATCCATCGTGCGACCAACGCAGAGTTTGTTGATGGTCCAGGCGATCGATATCGATAAGTATGTAGGGTAGAAAATACCTAAACCGGAGAGTTCCCGATGGCTTTCAATCGCTCCCCGTTACGCGATGTCACGCAGGAAGATATCGATAACTACGAACGCGACGGTGCTGTGGTGCTGCGCGATGTGTTCGATACTGACTGGATGGATCTGCTCGAACCTTTCGTCCGCCGGATGAAGATCGACGAAGAGGATTTCGGTCTATTGCCGCATTCGCCCAGCAAATATCTGTCGCACGTCATTCCGGAGTTTCGGCGCTTCGTTTTCGATTCTCCTTTGGGAGAAGTTAGCGGTAAATTGCTGCGATCAAAGGAAATTCGGTATTTCTTCGAAGAGGTTTTTGCCAAGCCGCCGAAAACTGATCGCGTGACCATGTGGCATAATGACCGCATGGGATGGCCTGTTACGGGTGGCATGGTTCCCTCATTGTGGATCCCGCTGACACCAATTGTAAAATCCAATTCGCTTGAAGTGGTGGCTGGCTCGCACAAGACTTACGGCGCCAAACACTGGATATTCTCGCGCAATGCGCAGCAAATGATCAAACCTGACGATCGCCCGACCCACCCGGATATGGAGCCGCATCGCGGCGACCCGAACTATACGTTCCTTTCCTGGGAGATGAACCGTGGCGACATGCTGGTCGTTCATCCTTGGACATTGCACTATTCGGGGGGCAATCCAACCGATGACTGGCGCATCGCTGTATCGGCACGGGTATTCGGTGACGATATCCGCTGGGATCCTCGTCCAGATGCCAACAATCTGGCCGGGGTCAGCTTCGACGAAATGATCCCGGGCGAAAAACCGATGGGCTCCCATTTCCCGCTGCTTTGGTCCGAGGATGGAAGGCGCGACGATGCCAGCCGATATCCACGGGGCTTCGCAACGGAATGGTCGAAAGAGGCGGTGAGGAGGTTGAAAGAGGAATCACGACGCCGGTTCGACAAAATGAAGGAACTGGAGAAAGCTGGAAAGCTGGGCGAGCAGGATAAAGTGCCGCAAACCTGATTGCCACACGTCCGATCCGATTTGCAGCCGTTTAACAATCTGGGGCGACCATCGCCTCTGATCTAGGCGGCGTATCCGTTTGACCGGTCCAGCAGGCTCGCAGGATCGAACATTCGCTGAAGCTCGAGAGCCGCGTTGCGTTTCCACGCTGGCACGTGCCGATCATAATAGGTTTGGTTGAACGGTCCTATGCCGTGTTCTGCGCTGATACTGCCGCTAAATTCGCCAACCAGGATCGCGTAGACCTCTTCGCGCAAATGCTCCTCATTGAATGGTCGATTGCTGGAGAGCACCAGATTGAAATGCACGCCGCCATCGCCAAAATGGCCGAAATGGCAGGGCAGAGCGTTGGGCGCGATATCGGCGGTGAGCGCTGTCAGTCGATCAATCAGCGCTGGCAGTGATGATCGCCTTGTGGAAATATCGAACGCCAGGACCCGGCCTTGCCGTTTCAAACCGTCGCTTATCGCATGTCGTATCGCCCAGAAGTCACCGCTTCCGGTCAGCAATGCATCGTCCAAGCACGCGTCGGTACCTTCCATCATCGGCCAGAGCGAGTCGGCGAGTAGCGTTTCGATTTCGAGACCGTTTCCCGGTGGCACGCTGCTGGCCGCTTCGACCAGCATGGCGAAGGATGGCGGCGCTGTCGGGCCGAATGGATTTTGCAGCGCAGGATGATGGCGAAGTGCAACCGCCATGGCGTCTCCAGACATGCCCTCACAAGCGACGATCAGCTCTCCCAACTGATTTTCAAGCCGCGATATGATCTGCGGCGCATCAGAGAGAGATTTCGGTACCAACAGGGCCGAAGACGATTGCCGCGGCACGGGGTGAAGGTTGAGTGTCGCAGCCGTTATGATGGCAAATTTACCACCGCTTCCAACAAACATCTGCTTGAGGTCTAGCCCGGTATTGTCCTTGCGCAGGCCGTCAAGATCGGTCCAAAGCGTGGCGTCCTCGTCTACCAGGACAATTTCGAGCCCCAGCAGGTTTTTGCGGACATCGCCATAGCGAAACAGCTTTGCGCCGCCGGTATTGGTTGCAACCATTCCGCCGATCGACGGATCGGCGCTGAGATCGATCGGAAAGAAGAGTCCGTCATCGCGCGCATACTCGTTTACAGTGCTTAACAAGGTGCCGGCGCCGCAAGTAATCGTGCGGTCCAACGGAGCATAGTCGGACACCATGTTCAGGCGCTCGAGACTGAGGAGAAGCTCGTCTGCCTCGGGCCTCGGGGTGGCGGCGCCGACGAGCCCCGTATGGGCGCCCTGCGGCAGGATCGCCAATTGCTGAGCATGGCAATAGCGCACGATTTCGCGGACTTGGCTGGTGGTTGATGGCCGGACGATCGCCGCCGTGCGCCCTTCGCCGTAGCGATAGCCCTTTTGGTAGTGGTCGCGCTCGGCGGTAACCACTGCACTTTCTTCCAACAGGGCGCGCAGGTCGTGCTCCAGCCCATTGCTTGACGACATGGAACCGCTCGATGACTCGGCCATCCTGATCAGAAGGCGCGCGCGTTCAAGCGCTGGTCCAGATAAGGAATAAGGCCGCCGGCCTCGACCATCTCCATGAGATGAGAGGGTAGAGGCTTGATCGCGTATGTCTTGCCGGTATCCCGGTTCGCGAGTGAGCCGGTAACAAGATCGATGTCGATCTCGTTGCCTTTTTTTATTTCAGCAACCGCATCAAACTTGACTGCCGGAAGACCGAGATTCATCGCGTTGCGGTAGAAAATCCGCGCAAATGAGGTCGCCAGAACCGCGGAAACACCCAGCAGTTTGAGCGAAACCACCGCCTGCTCGCGCGACGAACCCTGACCGAAGTTGCGCCCCGCGAATACGAAATCGCCAGGCCTGACCTCTTTGGCGAATTGCGGATCGATCGCTTCCAGGCAATGCTGGGCGAGTTCTTCCGGAGGGAGTTTCATAAGGCTGCCGGGGGCCAAGACATCGGTGTTGATGCCGTCGCCGAATATGAATGCGCGGCCCATCCTAGATCTGCTCTAAGATGGTCCGCGGATCGGCAATCCGTCCCGCCACGGCGGTCGCCGCAGTCGTATAGGGGGAACCGAGATAGACGTTCGCGCCGCTATGGCCCATGCGACCCTGAAAATTCCGGTTGGTGCTCGAGATGCAGGTCTCGCCATCGGCCAGGACACCCGCACCCATGCCGGCGCAGGCACCACAACCGGTCGGCATGATCAGGGCGCCCGCGTCCGTCAGTGTTTCCAGAGTGCCGTCGCTTGCAGCCCGGTTCATCGTTTCTAGCGATGCGGGCGCGATCAGCAGGCGTACGCCACTTGCGACCTGACGTCCCTTGAGCACCTGCGCGACCATATGTAGGTCGCTCAGTTTCGCGCCGACACAGGCGCCGATATAGGCCTGATCGATCCGCACATCGGCGAATTCACCGACATCTCTGGTGTTTTCGGGAGAATGCGGGGCGGCAACTTGCGGAGATAATGCTGTCGCATCGAAACGGTGCACCGCTTCACATAGTGCGTCCGGATCGGAGGCGAGTGCCCGGGCCGCGTCTTCATCTTCCACCGGCGCATCGCGTTCGCGCAAAAACGCGAACGTCACATCGTCCGGCGCGATGATCCCGACTTCGCCACCCAGTTCGGTCGCCATGTTCGATAGCACCATCCGTTCGTGCATCTCCATCGCCGCAACGGTCGAGCCGGCAAATTCGAAAGCCCGGAAAGCATTGTCCATTCCAAGCTCGCGGCACAGCATTAGCATGAGATCCTTCGCGACAACGCCGTTGGGAAGATCGCCTTCCAGTTCGATGCGAATGGTTTCCGGCACTGCGAGCCAGGTTTCACCCGTCGCGACGATACCGATCATGTCGGTTGCGCCATAGCCGGCGACATATGCGCCGAAAGCGCCACCGGTCGGGGAATGGCTGTCGCCGCCTGCGACGAATGCGCCCGGCCGGATCAACCCACGCTCGGGCAGCACGAGATGGCAAATGCCAACCATGTCGAAAAAGGATTTGACGTCGTGCGTCGCCGCGAATTCACGCGCGATCTTTAAGATAGCCGCGCTGTCGGCATCCGTGGCCGGCACGTAGTGATCGGTAACAATCGCTACTTTTGCTGGATCCCAGAGGCCGACGCCCAGACGTTCCAGCTGTGGCGCCCAGCGACGCGGACCCGAACTGTCGTGAGCAAAGGCGAGATCGACCTTGGCGGTGACGATCTCACCGGTTGTAACAAAAGAAACGCCGGCGGCACGGGCGATAATCTTCTGCGCGATTGTGGCGGGTTTCGCCATCGATCAACGATCCTGCCATGGATTTAGGCGGTTTTTCACCGGTTCACCTCGTCGGTAATGGCCTCGATGACAGATGAGATCGCCCCTGAAGCCGCGACGGCAATGTGTATTCACTGACAGAAATGGGGAAACTTTTTCATCCGATTATGATCACTTGACGAGAAGAAGTTGCTTGAAAATTGAATGATCGTGCCTTTGCGAGCCAATGAAAGGCCGATGACGATGGCCTCAAACGCGCGCGCGGGCGAATTGCGCTCCTTACTGACAAAAGGGGTTCTTGCTCCGGGATGCTATGATGGACTGTCGGCCGCGCTTATCGAGCGGCAGGGCTTCGAAGCAGCCTATGTCACGGGCGGTTCGATCGCCTATTCCAGGCTCGGAAGACCGGATATCGGACTGGTTTCCGCGTCGGAAGTGAGCGAGACGATCGCGCTCATCGCGGATCGGGTGGACATACCTTTGATCGTCGATGCGGATACCGGCTTCGGCAATGCATTGAATGTCATCCGTACCGTCAAATCATTCGAGCGCGCCGGCGCTACCGCCATCCAGCTTGAAGACCAGCGGATTCCGAAGAGATGTGGTCACCTGACGGGCAAAGCGCTCGTTTCGACGGGCGAGATGGTGGGCAAGCTCAAGGCGGCTCTCGATACGCGAGACGACGCGCTGATCGTTGCCCGAACCGATGCGATTGCGGTCGAGGGGCTCGAGGCGGCGCTCGATCGGGCGGAGGCCTATGTCGAGGCTGGCGCGGATATATTGTTCGTCGAAGCGCCGCCCTCCAGACAGGCCATGGCAGATCTGTGTTCAAGGTTCGACTCGCGCGTGCCGCTGCTCGCCAATATGGTGGAGGGCGGGACCACGCCGGTCATGTCTTACGATCGGCTACACGATATGGGCTATCGTCTCGTCATATTTCCGGGGGCCTTCGCCCGTACAGTCGTATTCGCCGCCAGCGAAATGCTGTCGGTGCTGAAGCGCGACGGCACCACGGAGGCGTATTGGGACCGGATGGTCGATCTCAGGGGCATCAACGACGCGATCGGAACAAGCGAGTTGATGGAAAAGGGCGGACTCTACAGCCCCGAAATGAGCGGCTTCGATTGCTTGACGGGGGACGAGCCCGAATGAGCGTCAAGCGCTACGATAACGAACCGTTCGAGTTCACCATTCCGGTCTTGATTATCGGTGGTGGCGCGTGCGGATTGTCCGCGGCCCTGGCGGCGAGCGATGCCGGTGCAGCGGTGCTGGTGTTGGAACGGGATCCGGTACCGCTGGGAACCACCGCCATGTCGAGCGGCTTGATCCCTGCAGCGGGCACCAAGGTGCAGCGTGAAGCCGGCATCACGGATGACGACCCCCAGCGTTTCGCGGACGATCTTGTCAATAAGACTGGCGGTGCGCTGGAGCCCGGCAGAGCGCTGACAATATGCGCTGCATCGACGCAGACCGTCGACTGGCTCATCGACTGTCACGATATCCCGCTCAGCCTGTTCGTGACCGCTGGATCGCTTCCCGGCCATAGTAGGGCGCGCCTTCACGGTACGCCGAACCGGACTGGGGAGGAATTGATGGCGGCCCTGCAGACCGCAGCCGAAAATGCTGGCGTGGATGTCCTGACGAACGCGATCGCGACAGCGCTCCTGGTGGACGGCGACAATAGCATCCGAGGTGTGGAAGTTTCGCGCCCCGACGGTTCGATCGAGCGCATCGGCTGCGACACGCTCATCCTTGCAACTTGCGGATTCGCGGGCAACCGGGAGCTTGTCTCACGCAATATTCCCGAACTCGAAAATATCGAGGCTCACACCCATCCGGGCGCGCAGGGCGATGCGCTGCTGTGGGGCGAAGAACTCGGGGCGGCGACCGGCGACCTGGCGGCCTATCAAGGCCACGCGAACATCGCGGCGGGGCACGGACTGCTCGTAAGCTGGCTGGCCATATCCGAGGGCGGCTTCCAGGTGAATTCCGAGGGGCATCGTTTTTCAAACGAGGCGCGTGGATATTCAGAGCAAGCGGTGGATGTGGCCGCGCAGCCGGACGGTTTCGCCTGGACGATCTACGATCAACGGATCGATACGTTAATGCACGAGATCGCCGAATATCGCGAGGTGCGCTTGGCTGGCGCATTGCTCACGGCCGATACGATTCCGGAGCTCGCAAGAAAAATTCGCATTCCCGCCGACATGCTGTCCGAAACGATGACTGAGATCGAAACGCTGGCGCGGTCAGGCGCGAACGATCGGTTCGGCCGGAGTTTTTCGCCGGACAAACGCCTTGAGCCGCCATTCATTGCGGTGAAGGTCAACCCGGCACTATTTCACACGCAAGGCGGGCTGGAAGTGGACGAACATGCGCGCGTGTTCGATCGCGAAGGAAATCCGCTGCCGAATCTCTATGCTGGCGGCGGCGCCGCCCGTGGCGTATCGGGCCCGGGTTCGTCAGGTTATGTGGCGGGCAATGGTCTGATGACGGCAACGACTCTCGGCCGTCTGGCCGGGGAAGCAGCCGCCGGACAGGCCATTGCTGCCTCTGCCGGCCTGGGACGGGCTGACGCATGAAAAGCACGCCGCAAGCTTACGGCTGGTGGCCATATCGCGATCGGCCCAAGATCTGCTGGCCCAACGACGCGCGGATCGCATTCTGGGTCGCGCCAAATATCGAATTCTATGAGCTTGACCCTCCGGCAAATCCGACGAGGCGCGCTTGGCCGCGGCCCTATCCGGATAATGTCGGCTATTCCGTGCGCGATTATGGAAACCGCGTCGGTCATTGGCGGATGATGGAATTGATCGACCGGTACGGCCTCAGGGGATCGATCTCGCTTTCGGTGGGCCTGCTCGATCATCATCCGGAAATCATCAAAGCCTGCGTTGAACGCGACTGGGAGTTCTTCAGCCATGGCATTTACAACACACGCTTCGTGTACGGGATGGACGAAGCCCAGGAACGCGAGATCATCCGGGATTCGATCGATTCTGTGCAACAGGCTACAGGCCAACGGATTGCCGGCTGGCTCTCGCCCGGCTTAACCTATACTGAGCACACGCTCGACCTACTGGCGGAGATGGGCCTGCAATATACGTGCGA
Coding sequences within it:
- a CDS encoding flavin reductase family protein is translated as MHIVALRRQTAVQSGLRAEVTSQCQNTIAEIDPDHFRTVLGHYPTGVCVVTGRNEDGMAAGLVVGSFTSVSLDPPLVAFFPDKKSRSWPKVRDCGHFCVNVLAEDQYDLCEGFASKCGDKFAGVAHRISERGMPVLDDVLAYIECTIEDEIDTGDHTIVLGRVEELQTERDAAPLLFFKGAFGKFSAAG
- a CDS encoding phytanoyl-CoA dioxygenase family protein, whose product is MAFNRSPLRDVTQEDIDNYERDGAVVLRDVFDTDWMDLLEPFVRRMKIDEEDFGLLPHSPSKYLSHVIPEFRRFVFDSPLGEVSGKLLRSKEIRYFFEEVFAKPPKTDRVTMWHNDRMGWPVTGGMVPSLWIPLTPIVKSNSLEVVAGSHKTYGAKHWIFSRNAQQMIKPDDRPTHPDMEPHRGDPNYTFLSWEMNRGDMLVVHPWTLHYSGGNPTDDWRIAVSARVFGDDIRWDPRPDANNLAGVSFDEMIPGEKPMGSHFPLLWSEDGRRDDASRYPRGFATEWSKEAVRRLKEESRRRFDKMKELEKAGKLGEQDKVPQT
- a CDS encoding FAD-binding oxidoreductase — translated: MSSSNGLEHDLRALLEESAVVTAERDHYQKGYRYGEGRTAAIVRPSTTSQVREIVRYCHAQQLAILPQGAHTGLVGAATPRPEADELLLSLERLNMVSDYAPLDRTITCGAGTLLSTVNEYARDDGLFFPIDLSADPSIGGMVATNTGGAKLFRYGDVRKNLLGLEIVLVDEDATLWTDLDGLRKDNTGLDLKQMFVGSGGKFAIITAATLNLHPVPRQSSSALLVPKSLSDAPQIISRLENQLGELIVACEGMSGDAMAVALRHHPALQNPFGPTAPPSFAMLVEAASSVPPGNGLEIETLLADSLWPMMEGTDACLDDALLTGSGDFWAIRHAISDGLKRQGRVLAFDISTRRSSLPALIDRLTALTADIAPNALPCHFGHFGDGGVHFNLVLSSNRPFNEEHLREEVYAILVGEFSGSISAEHGIGPFNQTYYDRHVPAWKRNAALELQRMFDPASLLDRSNGYAA
- a CDS encoding 3-isopropylmalate dehydratase, with protein sequence MGRAFIFGDGINTDVLAPGSLMKLPPEELAQHCLEAIDPQFAKEVRPGDFVFAGRNFGQGSSREQAVVSLKLLGVSAVLATSFARIFYRNAMNLGLPAVKFDAVAEIKKGNEIDIDLVTGSLANRDTGKTYAIKPLPSHLMEMVEAGGLIPYLDQRLNARAF
- a CDS encoding 3-isopropylmalate dehydratase large subunit; the protein is MAKPATIAQKIIARAAGVSFVTTGEIVTAKVDLAFAHDSSGPRRWAPQLERLGVGLWDPAKVAIVTDHYVPATDADSAAILKIAREFAATHDVKSFFDMVGICHLVLPERGLIRPGAFVAGGDSHSPTGGAFGAYVAGYGATDMIGIVATGETWLAVPETIRIELEGDLPNGVVAKDLMLMLCRELGMDNAFRAFEFAGSTVAAMEMHERMVLSNMATELGGEVGIIAPDDVTFAFLRERDAPVEDEDAARALASDPDALCEAVHRFDATALSPQVAAPHSPENTRDVGEFADVRIDQAYIGACVGAKLSDLHMVAQVLKGRQVASGVRLLIAPASLETMNRAASDGTLETLTDAGALIMPTGCGACAGMGAGVLADGETCISSTNRNFQGRMGHSGANVYLGSPYTTAATAVAGRIADPRTILEQI
- a CDS encoding isocitrate lyase/PEP mutase family protein, which produces MTMASNARAGELRSLLTKGVLAPGCYDGLSAALIERQGFEAAYVTGGSIAYSRLGRPDIGLVSASEVSETIALIADRVDIPLIVDADTGFGNALNVIRTVKSFERAGATAIQLEDQRIPKRCGHLTGKALVSTGEMVGKLKAALDTRDDALIVARTDAIAVEGLEAALDRAEAYVEAGADILFVEAPPSRQAMADLCSRFDSRVPLLANMVEGGTTPVMSYDRLHDMGYRLVIFPGAFARTVVFAASEMLSVLKRDGTTEAYWDRMVDLRGINDAIGTSELMEKGGLYSPEMSGFDCLTGDEPE
- a CDS encoding FAD-dependent oxidoreductase, producing MSVKRYDNEPFEFTIPVLIIGGGACGLSAALAASDAGAAVLVLERDPVPLGTTAMSSGLIPAAGTKVQREAGITDDDPQRFADDLVNKTGGALEPGRALTICAASTQTVDWLIDCHDIPLSLFVTAGSLPGHSRARLHGTPNRTGEELMAALQTAAENAGVDVLTNAIATALLVDGDNSIRGVEVSRPDGSIERIGCDTLILATCGFAGNRELVSRNIPELENIEAHTHPGAQGDALLWGEELGAATGDLAAYQGHANIAAGHGLLVSWLAISEGGFQVNSEGHRFSNEARGYSEQAVDVAAQPDGFAWTIYDQRIDTLMHEIAEYREVRLAGALLTADTIPELARKIRIPADMLSETMTEIETLARSGANDRFGRSFSPDKRLEPPFIAVKVNPALFHTQGGLEVDEHARVFDREGNPLPNLYAGGGAARGVSGPGSSGYVAGNGLMTATTLGRLAGEAAAGQAIAASAGLGRADA
- a CDS encoding polysaccharide deacetylase family protein — protein: MKSTPQAYGWWPYRDRPKICWPNDARIAFWVAPNIEFYELDPPANPTRRAWPRPYPDNVGYSVRDYGNRVGHWRMMELIDRYGLRGSISLSVGLLDHHPEIIKACVERDWEFFSHGIYNTRFVYGMDEAQEREIIRDSIDSVQQATGQRIAGWLSPGLTYTEHTLDLLAEMGLQYTCDLFHDDQVTPVKTASGRLCSVPYSLEFNDSIAFQLQRLSPDRYVDMLKAGFDRLYAEGEASGTVMCIPLHAYLVAQPFRLDPFGEIFDYVTSHEDVWITTGREIAEYWMEHYWDAAIADISEKNA